The following proteins come from a genomic window of Vallitaleaceae bacterium 9-2:
- a CDS encoding DAK2 domain-containing protein, which produces MTLETINSNVIKNMFIAGAKYLESKKKYVDELNVFPVPDGDTGTNMTLTILAAAKEVDKAEGSDMAAIAKAISSGSLRGARGNSGVILSQLLRGFSKEISGHEELDTIILANAMEKGVQTAYKAVMKPKEGTILTVAKKMAEKAAEVAVESQDILFLLEEVFAYGNEVLEQTPDMLPVLKEAGVVDAGGQGLMYIIQGGMMALKNGTDVTLELDDESLSDNEEPKVSIVHVEKEIKFGYCTEFIIDTGDRHTLEENEKHANDLKRFLGTIGDSIVSVADEDLIKIHVHTNEPGTAMQRGLVIGQLMNIKVDNMRLQHAEHVIQNVDGYLKKDEANVEAVVQEEKPYGFVVVSVGDGMNTIFKSLGADYVVTGGQTMNPSTEDFVKAVSEINSKVIYLLPNNKNIILAAAQVNELVEDKEVYVIPTKTIPQGVSALIAFDTTVSPEENVEAMTQMSRDVKTGQVTFAVRDTSIDSKPIQAGDILGISDNGIAVVDKDIKACTFELIKTIVDASSELVTIYYGEEINEEQANAVAAYIEETYEDVEVEVHYGGQPLYYYVISVE; this is translated from the coding sequence GTGACTTTAGAGACAATTAATTCGAACGTAATTAAAAATATGTTCATAGCTGGTGCTAAATATTTAGAATCAAAAAAGAAATATGTGGATGAGTTAAATGTTTTCCCTGTACCTGATGGGGATACAGGAACCAATATGACATTAACAATTTTAGCTGCAGCAAAGGAAGTGGATAAAGCTGAAGGTTCAGATATGGCAGCAATTGCCAAGGCAATTTCATCTGGATCCCTTCGAGGTGCTCGTGGAAATTCAGGGGTTATCTTATCACAGCTTCTACGCGGGTTCTCAAAAGAAATCAGTGGACATGAAGAACTGGATACTATTATCCTTGCAAATGCCATGGAAAAAGGTGTTCAAACAGCTTATAAAGCTGTTATGAAGCCCAAAGAAGGGACAATTCTTACCGTAGCCAAAAAAATGGCGGAAAAAGCAGCAGAAGTAGCTGTGGAATCCCAAGATATATTATTCTTATTAGAAGAAGTTTTTGCCTATGGAAATGAAGTCCTTGAACAAACACCGGATATGCTTCCGGTATTAAAAGAAGCAGGTGTGGTTGATGCAGGGGGACAAGGCCTTATGTACATTATACAAGGTGGCATGATGGCACTAAAAAATGGAACGGATGTCACGCTTGAATTAGATGATGAAAGTTTATCAGATAATGAAGAGCCAAAAGTTTCTATTGTTCATGTAGAGAAAGAAATTAAATTTGGGTACTGTACCGAATTTATTATTGATACAGGCGATCGTCATACCCTTGAAGAAAATGAAAAACATGCCAATGATTTAAAACGGTTTTTAGGAACGATCGGTGATTCGATTGTTTCGGTAGCAGATGAAGATTTAATTAAAATTCATGTGCATACAAACGAACCGGGAACAGCAATGCAGCGTGGACTTGTCATTGGTCAATTAATGAATATTAAAGTTGATAATATGCGGTTGCAACATGCTGAACATGTCATTCAAAATGTAGATGGATATCTAAAAAAAGACGAAGCAAACGTTGAAGCCGTTGTTCAAGAAGAAAAACCTTATGGATTTGTTGTGGTATCTGTCGGGGATGGTATGAACACGATTTTTAAAAGCCTTGGAGCGGATTACGTTGTCACAGGTGGTCAAACGATGAATCCAAGTACAGAAGATTTTGTTAAGGCTGTTTCTGAGATTAACTCTAAAGTCATATATTTGTTGCCAAATAATAAGAATATTATTTTGGCGGCAGCGCAGGTCAACGAATTGGTCGAGGATAAAGAAGTATATGTGATTCCGACAAAGACAATACCACAAGGCGTATCAGCACTTATTGCATTTGATACAACAGTTTCGCCTGAGGAAAATGTTGAAGCAATGACACAAATGAGCCGTGATGTAAAAACCGGACAAGTGACATTTGCGGTACGAGATACAAGTATTGACTCAAAGCCGATTCAAGCAGGTGATATTTTAGGAATATCAGATAATGGAATTGCAGTGGTTGATAAAGATATCAAAGCATGTACCTTTGAACTTATAAAGACTATTGTTGACGCATCTAGTGAGCTTGTTACCATCTATTATGGCGAAGAAATTAATGAAGAGCAAGCAAATGCAGTGGCAGCTTACATAGAAGAGACTTATGAAGATGTAGAAGTTGAAGTGCATTATGGTGGCCAGCCATTATACTATTATGTTATTTCAGTAGAATAA
- the recG gene encoding ATP-dependent DNA helicase RecG, which translates to MNLLLNDVETLKKVGPKSKQALNRMGIYRVSDLIHYYPRDYEVVEGIRAIASLQPEETCYVEGTITSSVTLSRFNGRVMVRFTLSDSTGRIQVMFFNQPYIKKVLHQDERVILKGKYVIKNNRRMITNPKIIKPEEFEQLSKLKLKPIYPLSKEVKLKQLTGYVNQSLEIMKHQITDYLKEDIREKYQLAALDFAYEKIHYPVDDNNLKIAKRRLAFDEFFLFQVAMRRVREKVKKQNNAFKIKKNREIDRFISDLPFRLTDVQKKALNDVFEDMDGHATMVRLIQGDVGSGKTIIATISMLNTVLSGYQCAMMAPTEVLAKQHYHSLSNQLAAFGVTVGLLTGSMTKKQKENMSQQIKEASIDIVIGTHALIQEHVEFNALALVITDEQHRFGVMQREALVNKGRYPHTLVMSATPIPRTLALIVYGDLDISIVDELPAGRKKIDTFLVPSSYRERIFNFALKEVRAGRNVYFVCPMVEENEEMPLANVENYIETLKEFMPEDIQIGMLHGRMKAKEKNKIMDDFLSYSTQVLVSTTVIEVGVNVPNATLMIIENAERFGLAQLHQLRGRVGRSDLQSYCVLISDTQSKETKKKLSFLRDHEDGFELAEYDLKTRGPGQIFGFAQSGVPFFRLANLYDDKELLEITQALVEEIEVDRAIDEQLELFYYKFEGNIGI; encoded by the coding sequence ATGAATTTGCTTCTCAATGATGTTGAGACATTAAAAAAAGTAGGACCAAAATCTAAGCAAGCACTTAATCGCATGGGCATTTATCGGGTATCGGATTTAATTCACTATTATCCTAGAGATTATGAGGTTGTTGAAGGAATAAGAGCCATTGCATCACTTCAGCCAGAGGAAACTTGCTATGTAGAAGGGACTATAACATCGTCTGTTACACTTTCAAGGTTTAACGGACGAGTGATGGTGCGTTTTACCCTTAGTGATAGTACAGGGCGCATTCAAGTGATGTTTTTTAATCAACCCTATATAAAAAAAGTGTTACATCAAGATGAACGGGTGATTTTAAAAGGGAAATATGTCATCAAGAATAATCGTAGGATGATAACAAATCCAAAAATAATCAAACCAGAAGAATTTGAGCAATTATCTAAACTTAAGCTTAAACCGATTTATCCATTGTCAAAAGAAGTTAAACTAAAGCAACTTACAGGTTATGTGAATCAATCCCTTGAAATCATGAAACATCAGATTACAGATTATCTTAAAGAGGATATTCGCGAAAAATACCAGCTGGCAGCACTCGATTTTGCCTATGAAAAGATTCATTATCCAGTAGATGATAATAATTTAAAGATTGCAAAACGGCGGCTGGCCTTTGATGAGTTTTTTTTGTTTCAAGTGGCGATGCGTCGGGTACGCGAGAAAGTCAAAAAACAAAATAATGCATTTAAAATAAAGAAAAATCGAGAAATAGATCGCTTCATATCAGACCTTCCTTTTCGATTGACAGATGTCCAGAAAAAAGCATTGAATGATGTATTTGAAGACATGGATGGTCATGCGACGATGGTTCGACTCATTCAAGGGGATGTAGGAAGTGGAAAGACGATTATTGCAACTATTAGTATGCTAAATACAGTGCTTAGTGGCTATCAATGTGCAATGATGGCGCCGACAGAAGTTTTAGCAAAGCAACATTATCATAGTTTATCAAATCAACTTGCGGCTTTTGGGGTTACAGTGGGGCTGTTGACAGGCAGTATGACAAAAAAGCAAAAAGAAAATATGTCTCAACAAATTAAAGAGGCAAGTATAGATATTGTTATCGGAACACATGCACTGATTCAGGAACATGTAGAGTTTAATGCACTTGCATTAGTGATTACAGATGAACAGCATCGTTTTGGCGTTATGCAAAGAGAAGCTTTGGTTAATAAAGGAAGGTATCCCCACACATTAGTCATGAGTGCAACACCGATTCCAAGGACATTAGCCCTCATTGTTTATGGCGACTTGGACATAAGTATTGTTGATGAACTGCCAGCTGGACGTAAAAAAATAGATACGTTTTTGGTGCCGTCTTCTTATCGTGAACGTATATTTAACTTTGCACTTAAAGAAGTTCGGGCAGGACGAAATGTATATTTTGTTTGTCCGATGGTGGAAGAAAATGAAGAGATGCCTTTGGCTAATGTTGAGAATTATATAGAGACGCTTAAAGAATTTATGCCAGAGGATATTCAAATTGGCATGCTCCATGGACGGATGAAAGCTAAAGAAAAAAATAAAATTATGGATGATTTTTTGAGCTATTCTACACAAGTATTAGTATCCACAACTGTCATAGAGGTGGGCGTTAATGTTCCAAATGCAACATTAATGATTATTGAAAATGCAGAACGCTTTGGTCTGGCTCAACTTCATCAGCTTCGAGGACGGGTTGGGCGATCAGATTTACAATCCTATTGTGTGCTGATATCCGATACGCAATCGAAAGAGACGAAGAAGAAATTGTCATTCTTAAGAGATCATGAGGATGGATTTGAGCTGGCAGAATATGATTTGAAAACTCGTGGACCGGGACAGATTTTTGGTTTCGCTCAATCAGGGGTTCCATTTTTTAGGCTGGCAAATCTCTATGATGATAAAGAACTCCTAGAAATTACACAAGCATTGGTTGAAGAAATAGAGGTTGACAGAGCGATAGATGAACAGTTAGAATTATTTTATTATAAATTTGAAGGGAATATCGGGATATAA
- the rsmD gene encoding 16S rRNA (guanine(966)-N(2))-methyltransferase RsmD, whose protein sequence is MRVIAGSAKRLLLESPPQGVRPTTDRTKETLFNIINYRLFDAYVLDLFSGSGALGIESLSRGANSCVFNDMNNSSIEIIKKNLNHTKLIEKARIIKYDYVSALNALHQQGDCFDLIFIDPPYNQGYEMEALKQIDMLKLIRNQGLIIVESSIETELDDKSFTNLEIVREKTYRTNKFTFIEYKKGEIE, encoded by the coding sequence ATGCGAGTAATTGCAGGAAGTGCCAAAAGATTGTTATTAGAATCACCACCACAAGGGGTTCGACCGACAACAGATAGGACAAAAGAAACGCTGTTTAATATTATTAATTATAGACTTTTTGATGCATATGTTCTTGATTTGTTTTCTGGAAGTGGTGCATTAGGCATTGAATCATTAAGTCGGGGTGCCAACAGTTGCGTCTTTAATGATATGAATAATAGTTCCATTGAAATTATAAAAAAAAATTTAAATCATACAAAACTTATTGAAAAAGCAAGGATTATAAAGTATGATTATGTTAGTGCACTTAATGCATTACATCAACAAGGAGACTGTTTTGATCTTATCTTTATTGATCCTCCATATAATCAAGGATATGAGATGGAGGCGTTAAAACAGATTGATATGCTAAAGTTGATACGTAATCAAGGGCTGATTATTGTTGAAAGTTCTATAGAAACAGAACTTGATGATAAATCTTTCACGAATTTAGAGATAGTACGTGAAAAAACATATCGTACAAATAAGTTCACATTTATAGAGTATAAGAAAGGTGAAATAGAATGA